In one window of Desulforhabdus amnigena DNA:
- a CDS encoding NifB/NifX family molybdenum-iron cluster-binding protein: MMKVAFSQWENRIAPVFDTARQIHLVEVDSGEIIGETQEILPYELPVQNVLRLVELAVGTLVCGAISRPLQELVTAYGIRVIPFVAGELRAVVEAWLRGDLCSADFAMPGCFGRGRHRVRGKRHVEGEEHLGKIYGRGPGRGYGQGRGGRRSGRLGGVGNVGVGGGCVCPVCGQRLPNEGGTPCVERRCPRCGAAMIRE, encoded by the coding sequence ATGATGAAAGTGGCATTTTCACAATGGGAGAATCGTATTGCGCCTGTTTTCGACACCGCCCGGCAGATCCACCTCGTGGAGGTCGATTCGGGAGAAATTATCGGAGAAACCCAGGAAATCCTGCCTTATGAGCTCCCGGTTCAAAATGTACTTCGTCTTGTAGAACTTGCTGTCGGCACTCTTGTTTGTGGTGCCATTTCGAGGCCTTTGCAGGAGTTGGTCACTGCCTACGGCATTCGGGTGATTCCCTTTGTGGCCGGTGAGTTGAGGGCGGTCGTTGAGGCCTGGCTCAGAGGCGACCTGTGTAGTGCCGATTTCGCCATGCCGGGATGTTTTGGACGGGGTCGGCATCGCGTGCGTGGAAAACGCCACGTCGAGGGAGAGGAACATCTGGGAAAGATATATGGAAGAGGCCCGGGCCGTGGGTATGGACAGGGAAGGGGTGGTCGGAGGTCCGGCCGTTTGGGTGGAGTTGGGAATGTTGGAGTCGGGGGGGGCTGCGTGTGCCCCGTGTGTGGACAAAGACTGCCGAATGAAGGAGGAACCCCCTGTGTGGAGCGGAGGTGTCCCCGGTGTGGGGCTGCCATGATCCGGGAATAG
- a CDS encoding DUF5320 domain-containing protein produces the protein MPRGDGTGPMGMGPMTGRGAGYCAGTGMPGYANPFPRCGFGMGFGWGRGFGGGGRGWRHMYYATGVPGRLRFGGYAGPYQKPDLEMEKQSLRSQAEALQSELDFIKKRLSELETGEQA, from the coding sequence ATGCCAAGAGGAGATGGAACAGGACCTATGGGTATGGGACCCATGACCGGGCGCGGCGCCGGCTATTGCGCCGGCACCGGAATGCCGGGCTATGCCAATCCCTTTCCCCGTTGCGGATTTGGAATGGGATTTGGCTGGGGCCGTGGATTTGGAGGCGGTGGGCGAGGATGGCGGCACATGTACTACGCTACGGGTGTGCCAGGCCGGTTGCGATTCGGTGGGTATGCCGGACCGTATCAAAAGCCCGATTTGGAGATGGAGAAACAGTCTCTTAGGAGCCAGGCCGAAGCCCTGCAGTCGGAACTTGACTTCATTAAAAAGCGCCTGAGCGAGTTGGAAACCGGTGAGCAGGCGTAA
- a CDS encoding sigma-54 interaction domain-containing protein — MRRRKKKAEFSLNQNEVILESISDGVFTVDLDWCVTSFNRAAEEITGVARTEAIGRRCSEVFRSSMCGADCPLQQTLKTGKPIICKSGYIIDADGNRIPVSVSTAVLRDVEGRVIGGAETFRDLSEVEALRRELEGKFRIGDLVSRSPLMQKVLEVLPAIAASPSTVLVLGETGTGKELIARTIHDLSPRREGPFIAVNCGALPDTLLESELFGHKAGAFTGATKDKPGRFALASGGTLFLDEIGEVSPALQVRLLRVLQERTYEPLGATRSETTDARIIVATNKDLAEQTRKGAFREDLYYRVNVVRVELPPLRRRKEDIPLLVEYFIQRFNRLQRKSIEGITAQALSLLMAHQWPGNVRELENMIERSFIMCREGFIDIGHLPEELTAHGGSITADSDVRSAHDLLDAQAIRSALERNGYNRLAAARELGIHKTTLYRRMKKLGISLPEQDGRFRSAR, encoded by the coding sequence ATGCGCAGACGGAAAAAAAAAGCCGAATTTTCACTCAATCAGAACGAGGTGATTTTAGAAAGTATTTCCGACGGTGTTTTTACGGTGGATCTGGATTGGTGCGTCACCTCTTTCAACCGGGCTGCCGAGGAGATCACGGGAGTGGCCCGCACGGAGGCGATAGGGCGGCGCTGCTCGGAGGTGTTCCGCTCCAGCATGTGCGGTGCCGATTGCCCGCTTCAGCAGACTCTGAAGACAGGCAAACCCATCATCTGCAAGTCCGGCTACATCATCGATGCCGACGGCAACCGCATTCCCGTCAGCGTTTCTACGGCCGTTCTGAGAGACGTCGAAGGCCGTGTGATTGGCGGGGCCGAGACCTTTCGCGACCTTTCCGAGGTTGAAGCGCTGCGCCGCGAATTGGAGGGAAAATTCAGGATCGGTGATCTTGTGAGCAGAAGCCCGCTCATGCAAAAAGTGCTGGAAGTGCTGCCCGCTATTGCTGCCAGTCCGAGCACGGTCCTGGTTCTGGGGGAAACCGGCACCGGTAAGGAACTGATTGCCAGAACAATACATGATCTCAGTCCTCGCCGTGAAGGACCCTTTATTGCGGTAAACTGTGGAGCCTTGCCCGATACTCTTCTCGAGTCGGAGTTGTTTGGCCATAAAGCCGGCGCTTTTACAGGAGCGACGAAAGACAAGCCCGGGCGTTTTGCCCTGGCCAGTGGAGGGACCCTCTTCCTGGACGAGATCGGTGAAGTGAGCCCTGCGCTCCAGGTGCGACTGTTGCGTGTTTTGCAAGAGCGGACTTACGAGCCGTTGGGTGCGACGCGTTCCGAGACGACAGATGCGCGGATCATTGTCGCCACCAATAAGGATTTGGCGGAGCAAACCCGTAAGGGGGCATTCCGTGAGGACCTTTACTACCGTGTGAATGTTGTCCGTGTAGAACTGCCGCCGCTTCGCCGGCGAAAGGAGGATATTCCTCTCCTGGTGGAATATTTTATCCAACGGTTCAACCGCCTGCAGCGCAAATCCATTGAAGGAATCACCGCACAGGCGCTTTCCCTCCTCATGGCACACCAATGGCCCGGCAATGTTCGCGAACTGGAAAACATGATCGAACGATCCTTCATTATGTGTCGCGAAGGGTTCATCGACATCGGACATCTGCCCGAGGAGTTGACGGCGCACGGTGGATCGATAACAGCGGATTCGGATGTACGATCTGCTCATGATCTTCTGGATGCCCAGGCCATCCGTTCGGCTTTGGAAAGGAATGGCTACAATCGCCTGGCTGCCGCCAGGGAACTGGGTATTCACAAAACCACCCTCTATCGTAGAATGAAGAAACTGGGAATATCCCTTCCCGAACAGGACGGACGGTTCCGCAGTGCACGGTAG
- a CDS encoding V-type ATP synthase subunit D → MERLPLSVNKSNLLRLKDELFFARDGLELLDEKKEALMAHINTLAGKAERVRAKMNAMLEEAYSHLREAILVDGRLACERAALASKMGEEVRVREKSFMGVALPIVRIDLPRFVPSYGFQGTGTAMDAVAKTIQGGMEIIAELAEIEVGLFRLIAEIKKTIKRINALENIYIPVYESTIKHMEESLEEKEREFLFQMKRQKGRRREVEHGSI, encoded by the coding sequence ATGGAAAGACTGCCCCTGTCGGTCAACAAAAGTAATCTTCTGCGCTTGAAGGATGAACTTTTTTTCGCCAGAGACGGACTGGAACTTCTGGACGAAAAAAAGGAGGCGCTCATGGCGCACATCAATACGCTTGCCGGCAAGGCCGAGCGGGTGCGGGCCAAAATGAACGCCATGCTGGAAGAGGCCTACTCCCATCTTCGTGAAGCCATTTTGGTGGATGGACGTTTGGCGTGTGAAAGAGCCGCTCTTGCCTCAAAGATGGGGGAAGAGGTCCGTGTCAGGGAAAAAAGCTTCATGGGGGTGGCCCTTCCCATTGTTCGCATAGATCTTCCCAGGTTTGTACCCTCTTATGGTTTTCAGGGAACAGGAACCGCCATGGATGCAGTCGCGAAGACGATTCAGGGGGGCATGGAAATCATTGCGGAGTTGGCTGAAATCGAGGTAGGGCTGTTCCGGTTGATTGCAGAGATCAAGAAAACCATCAAACGAATCAATGCGCTGGAAAACATCTATATCCCGGTCTACGAATCAACCATCAAGCATATGGAAGAGAGTCTGGAGGAAAAGGAGAGGGAATTTTTATTTCAGATGAAGCGGCAGAAGGGTCGCCGAAGGGAGGTCGAGCATGGTTCCATTTAA
- a CDS encoding V-type ATP synthase subunit F, whose amino-acid sequence MKAFLIGDSETVLAFGLAGIRGQAVRAGDDIPALLESLDREQTGLILITEALAEANREAIDRVLLSPGGPLILEIPDVKGPLPGKAGATERIVSLLRR is encoded by the coding sequence ATGAAAGCCTTCCTTATTGGAGATTCAGAAACTGTTCTGGCATTTGGACTTGCCGGGATCAGAGGGCAGGCTGTACGGGCAGGGGATGATATCCCCGCTCTACTGGAAAGTCTGGATCGAGAGCAAACAGGTCTCATCCTCATTACCGAAGCGTTGGCTGAGGCGAATCGGGAAGCGATAGACAGAGTGCTTCTCTCACCCGGAGGTCCGCTCATCCTTGAAATTCCGGATGTCAAAGGGCCTCTTCCCGGAAAAGCCGGGGCTACCGAACGCATTGTTTCTTTGTTGAGGAGATGA
- a CDS encoding V-type ATP synthase subunit E yields MPIWGEVELLCRAVAEEAGKESEKILAEANADAARIMAEARERASNALEIKMRVQRSEAYAEARRTVDSAELEARKRIMSFREDLMREIFQALEQRLKEFRKEPKYLQFLLSSVEEGVENLSGSAFVVELNEEDQKLLEGELENLAVRLNVKMDMKLSTSLGGGVRIYTADRRILFDNSFSARLKRMEEDIRQEIWRAIFGTERRASQ; encoded by the coding sequence ATGCCCATTTGGGGTGAAGTGGAACTCCTTTGCAGGGCTGTTGCTGAAGAGGCGGGGAAGGAGTCGGAAAAGATCCTTGCCGAGGCAAATGCCGATGCCGCAAGAATCATGGCGGAGGCGCGGGAGCGAGCTTCCAATGCCCTTGAGATAAAGATGCGCGTTCAACGAAGTGAGGCTTACGCGGAAGCCAGGCGGACGGTTGATTCCGCCGAATTGGAGGCCAGAAAGCGCATCATGTCCTTTCGAGAGGATCTCATGCGCGAGATTTTCCAGGCTTTGGAACAGCGGCTGAAAGAGTTCAGAAAAGAGCCGAAATATCTTCAATTCTTGCTGTCGAGTGTCGAAGAAGGAGTGGAAAATCTATCCGGCAGCGCATTTGTGGTGGAATTGAACGAGGAAGATCAAAAGCTCCTGGAAGGGGAACTGGAAAATCTGGCCGTGCGACTGAACGTAAAAATGGATATGAAGCTGTCGACCTCGTTAGGCGGCGGCGTGCGGATTTACACGGCGGATCGGCGCATTCTCTTTGACAACAGTTTTTCGGCACGGCTCAAACGCATGGAAGAAGACATCCGGCAGGAAATCTGGAGAGCGATTTTTGGGACAGAGAGAAGAGCAAGTCAGTAA
- a CDS encoding ATP synthase subunit C, which translates to MERLKLLLMFFLPVCLVPAAAWAQEAASQGGISGAGIGYLSAAIAVGASTLGAGIAVAVVGSAAMGALSEKPELAGRALIFVGLAEGIAIYGMIVALMILAKL; encoded by the coding sequence GTGGAACGCCTAAAACTTCTTCTCATGTTTTTCCTTCCCGTTTGTCTCGTTCCTGCTGCAGCTTGGGCGCAAGAGGCCGCTTCCCAGGGGGGTATCTCCGGAGCCGGAATCGGCTATCTTTCCGCCGCCATCGCAGTGGGGGCTTCGACGTTGGGAGCGGGTATTGCGGTAGCCGTTGTGGGGTCTGCGGCCATGGGAGCTCTGAGTGAAAAACCGGAACTTGCAGGGCGGGCTCTCATCTTTGTGGGTCTGGCGGAAGGGATCGCCATTTATGGAATGATCGTGGCCTTGATGATTTTGGCAAAACTATGA
- a CDS encoding V-type ATP synthase subunit B: MTARPGIEYLGLSQVQGPLIFVKGIRNVGFREMAEVESPDGEVRLGRVLSVSEDLAVVEIFEGTVGLSAFRSKVRFLGHPFEYRVSSEEVLGRVFDGLGRPLDGGPMPLLGKARDINGLPINPVARVYPQDFIQTGISAIDGLNALVRGQKLPVFSGSGLPHAQLAAQIVRQAKLLEGDEKFAVVFAAVGIKHEEAQFFRKDFEESGGLKNVSMFLNLADDPSIERLITPRIALTVAEHLAFEEEMHVLVVLSDMTNYCEALREVATSKGEVPSRKGYPGYLYSDLASIYERAGRIATARGSITQIPILTMPDDDITHPIPDLTGYITEGQIVLDRGLFQKGIYPPINILPSLSRLMSDGIGEGRTREDHQNLASQIYALYAQAKRVEMLASIIGEEDLTAHDRLFLKFSQELERRFIGQEPYEDRPIFETLDLGWELAMIFPERDLSRVKPDQIREHGLRKGAVTDGKTAPVGQQK, from the coding sequence GTGACCGCCAGGCCAGGCATCGAATATCTAGGGCTTTCCCAGGTTCAGGGACCCTTGATTTTCGTCAAAGGCATCCGCAACGTGGGTTTTCGGGAAATGGCCGAAGTCGAAAGCCCAGATGGGGAGGTGCGCCTGGGGAGGGTTCTTTCGGTTTCGGAGGATCTGGCCGTCGTGGAAATCTTCGAGGGAACGGTGGGGCTTTCCGCTTTTCGTTCCAAAGTCCGGTTTCTGGGGCATCCCTTTGAATATCGGGTCTCCTCCGAGGAAGTTTTAGGGCGGGTATTCGATGGGCTGGGACGACCCCTTGACGGAGGTCCCATGCCTCTGTTGGGAAAAGCGAGAGACATCAACGGGCTTCCCATAAATCCCGTGGCACGCGTGTATCCCCAGGATTTCATTCAGACGGGCATTTCAGCCATCGATGGGCTGAATGCTCTCGTGAGAGGTCAGAAACTGCCCGTTTTTTCAGGAAGCGGACTCCCTCATGCGCAGCTTGCAGCTCAGATCGTCCGCCAGGCAAAGCTTCTTGAAGGGGATGAAAAATTCGCTGTCGTTTTTGCGGCTGTGGGAATCAAACATGAAGAGGCTCAGTTTTTCAGAAAGGATTTCGAGGAGAGCGGGGGGCTCAAGAATGTCTCCATGTTTCTCAATCTGGCCGATGATCCTTCCATCGAAAGACTGATCACCCCGCGCATCGCCCTCACGGTGGCCGAACATCTGGCTTTTGAAGAAGAGATGCACGTGCTCGTCGTGCTCAGCGATATGACCAACTACTGCGAGGCATTGCGGGAAGTCGCCACATCCAAGGGTGAGGTGCCCAGCAGAAAGGGATATCCCGGCTATCTTTACAGTGATCTGGCATCCATTTATGAAAGGGCTGGAAGGATCGCTACGGCTCGGGGATCCATCACGCAAATTCCGATCCTGACCATGCCCGACGATGACATCACTCATCCCATACCGGATCTCACCGGCTATATCACCGAAGGGCAGATCGTTCTGGATCGAGGGCTTTTTCAAAAGGGGATCTATCCTCCCATCAATATTCTGCCGTCACTTTCGCGCCTCATGAGTGACGGTATCGGTGAGGGACGCACCAGGGAAGATCACCAGAATCTCGCCAGCCAGATCTATGCTCTCTATGCCCAGGCCAAGCGGGTGGAAATGCTTGCATCCATCATCGGTGAGGAGGACCTGACAGCTCATGACCGGCTTTTTCTCAAATTTTCGCAGGAACTTGAAAGACGCTTTATCGGGCAGGAGCCCTATGAAGACAGACCCATCTTTGAGACCCTTGACCTCGGGTGGGAACTTGCCATGATCTTCCCGGAAAGAGATCTCAGCAGGGTAAAGCCGGACCAGATCCGGGAGCACGGACTGCGGAAAGGAGCAGTGACCGATGGAAAGACTGCCCCTGTCGGTCAACAAAAGTAA
- a CDS encoding V-type ATP synthase subunit A encodes MGQREEQVSNAGVVAINGPVIKVRGALGLSMNEMVVVGEEKLLGEVVELVQDIATVQVYEDTTGLKPGTPVQGLRLPLFVELGPGIVGHIFDGTQRPLSVAYQDTGPFVARGRRSSALERDKVWSYVPTVGVGEEVSPGQVIGEVKETEFITHRVMVPPTIKGRVAEAVGPGLYTLEDRICLLEDGSGKEGEIRLYQRWPVRKIRPYKERVFPHEPLFTGQRVLDFFFPLAKGGTAAIPGGFGTGKTITQHQLSKWTDADIIVYIGCGERGNEMAGVLEDFPKLLDPRSGRPLIERTILIANTSDMPVAAREASIYTGITIAEYYRDMGYHVALMADSTSRWAEALREISGRLEEMPAEEGFPAYLASRLAEFYERAGAVITLGGKRGSISVIGAVSPPGGDFSEPVTQHTKRFVSTFWALDKELAGARYFPAINYLNSYSGYVNSVALWWKEQGGVDWVKMRDEALRILKEEARLQNIVKLIGEDALPDDQKATFHGARLIKEDFLQQSAYDPVDTYSPAGKQVLMLQIIMRFIEGMREAVSHRIPVYRIMELGVLEDIHRMKYTYKGDDPAPFQAIRERIERELAQLLQKEVHGELKGVGK; translated from the coding sequence TTGGGACAGAGAGAAGAGCAAGTCAGTAATGCCGGCGTGGTGGCCATCAATGGTCCGGTCATAAAGGTCAGGGGAGCTTTGGGACTCTCCATGAACGAGATGGTCGTGGTAGGGGAAGAAAAGCTGCTGGGTGAAGTGGTGGAGCTGGTTCAGGATATTGCCACCGTGCAGGTTTATGAAGACACGACAGGTCTCAAGCCCGGTACACCGGTTCAAGGGTTGCGATTGCCCCTCTTTGTCGAACTCGGTCCCGGCATTGTGGGGCATATCTTCGATGGCACTCAGAGGCCGCTTTCGGTTGCTTACCAGGATACGGGGCCTTTCGTGGCTCGGGGCAGAAGATCATCGGCGTTGGAGCGGGACAAGGTATGGTCCTATGTTCCTACCGTCGGAGTGGGCGAAGAGGTTTCCCCTGGACAGGTCATCGGGGAGGTCAAGGAGACGGAATTCATCACCCATCGTGTCATGGTGCCTCCCACAATCAAAGGGCGGGTTGCGGAAGCGGTCGGGCCGGGCCTCTATACCTTGGAAGACAGAATCTGTCTGCTGGAGGACGGTAGCGGGAAGGAGGGCGAAATTCGCCTTTATCAACGGTGGCCCGTGAGAAAGATCCGCCCCTACAAGGAACGGGTTTTTCCCCATGAACCGCTTTTTACGGGGCAGAGGGTGCTCGATTTCTTTTTCCCTCTGGCCAAAGGGGGCACGGCCGCCATTCCCGGCGGATTCGGCACGGGAAAGACCATCACACAGCACCAGCTCTCCAAATGGACCGATGCCGATATCATTGTCTATATCGGATGCGGCGAGAGAGGGAATGAAATGGCCGGGGTTCTGGAGGACTTTCCGAAGCTCCTGGATCCTCGAAGCGGGAGGCCCCTCATTGAACGGACGATCCTTATCGCCAACACTTCGGATATGCCCGTTGCCGCTAGAGAGGCAAGCATCTACACGGGGATCACCATTGCCGAATATTATCGTGACATGGGCTATCATGTTGCCCTGATGGCTGATTCCACCAGCCGCTGGGCCGAGGCGTTGCGGGAAATTTCGGGGAGACTCGAAGAAATGCCCGCCGAAGAAGGTTTCCCGGCCTACCTGGCCTCGAGGCTTGCCGAGTTTTACGAACGGGCGGGAGCGGTAATCACTTTGGGAGGAAAGCGGGGTTCCATTTCGGTCATTGGAGCGGTTTCTCCACCGGGAGGCGATTTTTCCGAACCCGTCACACAGCACACCAAAAGGTTTGTGAGTACCTTCTGGGCCCTGGACAAAGAACTGGCCGGCGCCCGCTATTTCCCCGCCATCAATTATCTCAACAGCTACAGCGGCTATGTGAATTCAGTGGCTCTCTGGTGGAAAGAACAAGGCGGTGTGGACTGGGTGAAGATGCGAGACGAAGCGCTTCGAATTTTAAAAGAAGAAGCCAGGCTTCAAAATATTGTCAAACTCATTGGAGAGGATGCCTTGCCTGATGATCAGAAGGCGACTTTCCACGGAGCGCGGCTCATCAAGGAAGATTTTCTGCAGCAGAGTGCATACGATCCCGTTGATACCTATTCCCCTGCGGGAAAGCAGGTCCTCATGCTGCAAATCATCATGCGGTTCATCGAAGGGATGCGGGAGGCGGTATCCCACCGCATTCCCGTCTATCGCATCATGGAACTGGGAGTTCTGGAAGATATCCACCGCATGAAATACACCTATAAAGGGGATGATCCGGCCCCCTTTCAAGCCATTCGGGAACGCATCGAAAGAGAACTGGCTCAACTGCTCCAGAAAGAAGTGCACGGAGAGCTGAAGGGAGTCGGAAAGTGA
- a CDS encoding DUF5320 domain-containing protein, whose translation MPDFDGTGPRGLGPMSGKGRGYCMLKISQLPDEPHTGFAGLAGKPLTLYPGSPSADIASLKFRVQCLQVMLRDIQRRIEVLEDVRRRMCDLQPPTDAFQPP comes from the coding sequence ATGCCGGATTTCGACGGAACAGGTCCAAGAGGACTGGGGCCCATGAGCGGTAAGGGCAGAGGCTACTGCATGCTGAAGATATCCCAGCTTCCCGACGAACCTCATACAGGATTTGCCGGTTTGGCTGGAAAGCCGCTGACTTTGTATCCCGGTTCACCATCCGCGGATATTGCTTCCTTGAAGTTTCGGGTGCAGTGCCTTCAAGTGATGCTTCGAGACATTCAGCGTCGCATCGAAGTCCTGGAGGATGTCAGACGAAGAATGTGTGATCTACAGCCCCCTACTGACGCTTTTCAACCTCCATGA
- a CDS encoding damage-control phosphatase ARMT1 family protein: protein MKTYLDCIPCFVRQALDAARMASAEPEVHERMLREVLHWTSEMDLDEPPPALAQRIHRRLREVSGVPDPYREAKDRLNQMALNFLPELKAGIDAAADPLAMAVRLAIAGNVIDMGVNSNVEESDVRQSVSQALTEHFTGELNGFRRAVAEARNILYLADNAGEIAFDRLLIEQLLPAPVTLVVRGRPVINDATMADAHAVGLHEVVEIIDNGSDAPGTMLEDCSKEFRRRFAEADMILAKGQGNFETLSDESHNIFFLFKAKCPVIAAHAGLPLGTHALRRSNT from the coding sequence ATGAAGACATATTTGGATTGTATTCCCTGCTTTGTTCGCCAGGCCCTCGATGCGGCCCGCATGGCGTCGGCGGAACCGGAAGTTCATGAAAGGATGCTCCGTGAGGTGTTGCACTGGACGAGCGAGATGGACCTGGATGAGCCGCCACCCGCCCTCGCGCAACGAATTCATCGGAGGCTGCGTGAAGTCAGCGGCGTGCCGGATCCTTACCGGGAGGCGAAGGATCGTTTGAACCAAATGGCCTTGAATTTCCTGCCGGAACTGAAAGCCGGTATTGATGCGGCGGCGGATCCACTGGCCATGGCGGTGCGTCTGGCCATTGCAGGCAATGTCATCGATATGGGGGTGAACAGCAATGTGGAGGAGTCGGATGTGCGCCAGTCGGTTTCCCAGGCGCTGACGGAACACTTCACCGGAGAGCTGAACGGCTTTCGCCGGGCTGTGGCCGAAGCAAGAAATATTCTCTACCTGGCTGATAACGCTGGTGAAATTGCCTTTGACCGTTTGCTCATCGAACAGCTTTTGCCTGCGCCGGTCACCCTGGTGGTGCGCGGCAGGCCGGTCATCAATGACGCAACCATGGCCGATGCCCATGCCGTGGGGCTTCACGAAGTCGTTGAGATCATCGACAATGGTTCAGACGCTCCCGGCACCATGCTCGAAGATTGCAGCAAGGAGTTCAGGCGCCGTTTTGCAGAGGCTGACATGATCCTTGCCAAAGGGCAGGGCAACTTCGAAACGCTCAGCGACGAATCCCATAACATTTTTTTCCTGTTCAAGGCCAAGTGTCCCGTGATCGCAGCCCACGCGGGGCTGCCGCTGGGAACCCATGCATTGAGGCGAAGCAACACGTAA
- a CDS encoding universal stress protein, giving the protein MVPFKRILVPVDGSRYSLDAVCLASRMARFHDSELMILHVVDESLLDQLARFAEKNREAVRDELRKSARGFLEDMQRQASQESVSSEILIKEGVPHEIILREAAAWGADLIVMGKLGRRGVAKILLGSVAERVIEFSDIPVLVVK; this is encoded by the coding sequence ATGGTTCCATTTAAAAGAATTTTGGTTCCGGTGGATGGATCGCGCTACTCCCTCGACGCCGTATGTCTGGCTTCCCGGATGGCCAGATTTCACGATTCCGAACTCATGATTCTGCACGTGGTGGATGAATCTCTGCTGGACCAACTGGCGCGGTTTGCGGAAAAAAACAGGGAAGCCGTCCGGGATGAGCTCAGGAAGAGTGCTCGGGGGTTCCTCGAGGACATGCAGCGGCAGGCTTCTCAAGAGTCCGTTTCTTCCGAGATTTTGATCAAAGAAGGCGTGCCCCATGAAATCATACTGAGGGAGGCTGCTGCCTGGGGAGCGGATCTCATCGTTATGGGGAAACTGGGGCGCAGAGGGGTCGCCAAGATTCTCCTGGGAAGTGTCGCCGAGCGTGTAATCGAGTTTTCCGATATTCCCGTGCTGGTCGTGAAGTGA